A single genomic interval of Treponema sp. J25 harbors:
- a CDS encoding PilZ domain-containing protein — MGVTTSQQITKYYERYKSIHVTFTKEVIKATGLLTQFVFLKCLGEAWPCVIYSSSFEQAKVIINTKTGLLGKIQQANNLVNLRYSFKLSDKTDPLMFFVSAKVAGSSPYQGSSEMHLLTLQFTQRPPDDLIEIMGKLLDANINSSKRRDERILITPERLRKLKLLQKETVVFIQAVPRRCILRDLSFSGAKIIMVGVAKFLLEKTVELRLDFEDPRESIQIPGKVVRTEDVEGRKELIALGIQFEETQIPMNYKMRINEYLSQIRTEQPKEEPEAPAAAAGANEKAATGEQPK, encoded by the coding sequence ATGGGTGTTACAACAAGCCAGCAAATTACTAAATATTACGAACGCTATAAATCTATCCATGTGACGTTTACAAAAGAGGTTATTAAGGCCACAGGGTTACTCACCCAATTTGTGTTTCTTAAGTGTCTTGGGGAAGCCTGGCCCTGTGTAATTTATTCTTCTTCTTTTGAGCAGGCAAAGGTTATCATCAATACCAAAACGGGGTTGCTCGGGAAAATTCAGCAGGCCAATAATCTGGTCAATCTACGATACAGCTTTAAACTTTCCGACAAGACCGATCCTCTCATGTTTTTCGTATCCGCCAAGGTGGCCGGTTCCAGCCCCTACCAGGGCTCCTCTGAGATGCACCTCTTAACCCTGCAATTCACCCAGCGTCCCCCCGATGACCTTATCGAGATCATGGGGAAACTACTGGATGCTAACATTAATTCATCAAAACGAAGGGATGAGCGGATCCTCATTACCCCTGAGAGACTGCGGAAACTAAAGCTCCTGCAAAAAGAAACGGTGGTCTTTATTCAAGCAGTGCCCCGGCGGTGTATTTTGCGGGACCTTTCTTTTTCAGGGGCAAAGATCATCATGGTGGGGGTTGCCAAATTTCTCCTGGAAAAAACGGTGGAACTGCGATTGGACTTCGAAGATCCCCGGGAAAGTATCCAGATCCCCGGCAAGGTGGTGCGCACCGAAGACGTGGAAGGGCGAAAGGAACTCATCGCCCTGGGAATTCAATTCGAAGAAACCCAAATCCCCATGAATTACAAGATGCGGATCAATGAGTACCTGAGTCAGATCCGCACCGAGCAACCGAAAGAAGAGCCTGAAGCACCGGCTGCTGCAGCGGGGGCGAACGAAAAAGCAGCGACCGGAGAACAGCCAAAATAA
- a CDS encoding PQQ-binding-like beta-propeller repeat protein: MGYIKLPPVVTMRRLPCLVASFMVITFISTGCSKPKETGTEQNSLESAVSGSSSIETGSAPLVVRVVFVEGAVVRTQGSQGEEEALVEGTVLTVEDVVRTTADGSVELAIGDFATVRVLPQTIVRVSSLFPQEKTEKQERKTTFTLESGRILTKVKKLVRRDEFIIRTGNAVAAVRGTQFMVAYEPAVYDAARTQLLRTAKTTVAVRDGTVAALPVGALMDNLLNGKEANPLAQAVVTAALALGPRAAAGQEIVIGGAETASRQREEAQALSTAEEALSLLLVDAQNLESRGTDWELVEDPTAILGEQNPSLQERLKALSLLLPATLLSAQNQSYMELFDRIRDPGEDSTRLPAALPERFKTGPAEAPRSSGSGQGQKQAPGPEEPPSYPAVLWSLPLGKTPLQQGVGRSGEAIIVLDTQGILYGISKEGKLLWKNEEPLRTYTALDRAIAGVSEKAVILVDGQTGIEQGRWGFDGWSAIPQSKPVPIPEGLAVVTPRGIAILRSENAQLIREVPVEGGVVAPPVLMNRFLAILSGKGRLLFLETRQGTVVHEMDLSFNSLELWMPRFKNGSLYVVSKQGELSAVEEETYTIRWKNSIGKMVLGDPEVDEQYLYLWIEGKELLRVRQEDGSVGGAPIGLVDTPPLLSRGRLYFGRGQSLIVMEGATGKIIRTVPLPEPITTRPLFIDGRLFVGTRGGKMLKLDITE, encoded by the coding sequence ATGGGATATATAAAACTACCTCCAGTTGTTACCATGCGGAGGCTTCCTTGCCTTGTGGCAAGTTTTATGGTCATCACCTTTATTTCCACGGGGTGCTCGAAACCCAAAGAAACAGGCACAGAACAAAATAGTCTTGAATCAGCCGTTTCAGGGTCTTCTTCTATAGAAACTGGGTCTGCACCCTTGGTGGTGCGGGTGGTATTTGTTGAAGGTGCTGTGGTTCGTACACAGGGGTCTCAGGGGGAAGAAGAGGCTCTAGTGGAAGGAACAGTCCTTACGGTTGAGGACGTTGTTCGAACCACCGCTGATGGTTCAGTGGAGTTAGCTATTGGAGATTTTGCAACGGTGCGGGTCCTTCCTCAGACCATAGTGCGGGTTTCTTCTCTGTTCCCTCAGGAAAAGACGGAAAAGCAGGAACGGAAGACCACGTTTACCCTTGAATCGGGGCGGATACTCACCAAAGTAAAAAAGCTAGTACGACGGGATGAGTTTATTATCCGCACCGGTAACGCCGTTGCCGCCGTCCGGGGCACCCAGTTTATGGTGGCCTATGAACCGGCGGTCTACGATGCCGCTCGTACCCAACTTCTGAGAACGGCAAAAACCACCGTGGCAGTGCGGGATGGGACGGTGGCTGCCTTACCCGTTGGTGCATTAATGGATAATTTACTCAATGGGAAGGAAGCAAATCCTCTGGCGCAGGCGGTAGTTACCGCCGCCTTAGCCTTGGGTCCCCGGGCGGCGGCTGGCCAGGAGATTGTCATTGGGGGTGCCGAAACGGCTTCCCGCCAGCGGGAAGAAGCCCAGGCCCTTTCCACTGCCGAAGAAGCCCTGAGCCTTTTATTGGTGGATGCCCAGAATCTGGAATCCCGCGGTACCGATTGGGAGCTTGTGGAAGACCCCACCGCAATTCTGGGAGAGCAAAATCCATCTCTCCAGGAACGGCTTAAAGCCCTTTCTCTGCTCTTACCTGCGACCCTCCTTTCGGCCCAGAATCAAAGCTACATGGAACTTTTTGATAGGATAAGAGACCCCGGAGAAGACTCCACCCGACTTCCCGCGGCATTGCCGGAACGATTCAAGACGGGGCCTGCTGAGGCGCCCCGTTCCTCAGGTTCGGGACAGGGACAAAAACAAGCCCCTGGCCCGGAAGAACCCCCTTCTTATCCCGCCGTACTGTGGAGTCTTCCCCTCGGGAAAACCCCGTTGCAGCAGGGTGTAGGACGTTCTGGGGAGGCCATCATTGTCCTGGATACTCAGGGAATCCTCTATGGGATTTCGAAAGAGGGGAAACTGCTCTGGAAAAATGAAGAACCCCTGCGGACCTATACAGCCCTCGACAGGGCTATCGCCGGAGTAAGCGAAAAGGCGGTGATTCTGGTAGATGGACAAACGGGAATTGAACAGGGGCGATGGGGTTTTGATGGCTGGAGTGCCATTCCCCAGTCCAAGCCGGTACCTATCCCGGAGGGCCTTGCGGTAGTTACTCCCCGGGGTATTGCGATTCTACGGTCAGAAAATGCCCAACTGATACGGGAAGTTCCCGTAGAAGGGGGAGTAGTGGCACCACCGGTGCTTATGAATCGCTTTTTGGCCATCCTGTCCGGGAAAGGGAGGCTCCTTTTCCTTGAAACCCGGCAGGGAACGGTGGTACATGAAATGGATCTTTCTTTTAATTCGCTTGAACTGTGGATGCCTCGATTTAAAAATGGTTCTCTTTACGTGGTGAGTAAACAGGGGGAACTCTCTGCGGTAGAGGAAGAAACCTATACGATACGGTGGAAAAATTCGATAGGAAAGATGGTGCTGGGGGATCCCGAGGTGGATGAACAGTATCTGTACCTCTGGATAGAAGGAAAGGAACTGCTTCGGGTGCGGCAGGAGGATGGCAGTGTAGGAGGGGCTCCCATAGGATTAGTTGATACACCACCTCTTCTTTCACGGGGCCGGCTCTACTTTGGGCGAGGTCAAAGCCTTATAGTAATGGAAGGAGCCACGGGGAAAATCATAAGAACGGTTCCGCTTCCTGAACCGATTACAACCCGGCCTCTCTTTATCGATGGTCGACTTTTTGTCGGTACCCGGGGAGGGAAGATGCTCAAGCTTGATATTACTGAATAA
- a CDS encoding DUF192 domain-containing protein, with amino-acid sequence MIYNRLRQQGWWWVYLFILVGTLGACAEQGAQKGLPERDLTIQKADGKTVTVRVEVADTEERRTRGLMFRQHLPEGRGMWFVFEEDKILSFWMKNTLIPLSIAYVRSDGTIVDILPMVPGDLSPIQSSRAARYALEVPRGWFEKQGIRVGDRILVPSP; translated from the coding sequence ATGATTTATAACCGACTGCGGCAACAGGGCTGGTGGTGGGTATATCTTTTTATACTGGTAGGAACCCTTGGGGCCTGCGCTGAACAGGGGGCCCAGAAGGGACTTCCCGAACGGGATCTGACGATCCAAAAGGCCGATGGGAAAACGGTGACTGTCCGGGTAGAAGTTGCGGATACGGAGGAACGGCGGACCCGGGGGCTTATGTTTCGGCAGCACCTACCGGAAGGCCGGGGCATGTGGTTTGTATTTGAAGAGGATAAGATCCTTTCGTTCTGGATGAAAAACACCCTCATCCCTCTTTCCATTGCCTATGTCCGTTCCGATGGCACCATCGTGGATATTCTGCCCATGGTTCCGGGAGATCTGAGCCCTATCCAGTCCAGTCGGGCGGCCCGGTATGCCCTGGAGGTACCCCGGGGATGGTTCGAAAAACAGGGAATTCGGGTCGGCGACCGGATCCTTGTGCCGTCACCGTAG
- a CDS encoding ABC transporter ATP-binding protein, protein MKYPLLSIDKLRWGYAGSWQAGPLSAEIREGTIIVILGPNGSGKTTLLKTILGLRPPLGGRISIGGHSIQELSIRERARLCSWVPQFFDPLWDFTVWDLVSQGRYAYSTGFHSLTKEDRECIHNTLTELDLTHLQSKRFSSLSGGQARQVLIARAVCQDTPLILLDEPAANLDPGKQLELGELLQRLAAKGKTICISLHDINLAYRLAHKVILLFHDGSAAWGAPEEILIPFLLEKAYNTTFVHGYHEEYGKFSLPSRRKKKGGRL, encoded by the coding sequence ATGAAGTATCCTCTGCTTTCAATTGATAAGCTTCGATGGGGATATGCTGGAAGCTGGCAGGCGGGCCCCCTTTCTGCGGAAATCCGAGAGGGAACCATAATAGTAATTCTTGGGCCCAATGGTTCGGGAAAAACAACTCTCCTTAAAACCATACTAGGTCTCCGACCGCCCCTCGGGGGGCGTATTTCCATCGGGGGACATTCCATCCAGGAGCTTTCTATAAGAGAGCGGGCCCGGCTTTGCTCCTGGGTCCCCCAGTTTTTCGATCCCCTTTGGGATTTTACCGTATGGGACCTGGTAAGTCAGGGCCGCTATGCGTACAGCACTGGATTTCACTCTCTTACCAAAGAGGATCGGGAGTGTATCCACAACACCCTTACAGAATTGGACCTTACCCATCTTCAGAGCAAAAGGTTCTCATCCCTTTCAGGGGGCCAGGCACGGCAGGTGCTTATAGCCCGGGCCGTATGCCAGGACACACCCCTCATTCTGCTTGATGAACCGGCGGCCAACCTGGACCCGGGGAAACAACTGGAACTAGGAGAACTCCTTCAAAGGCTTGCGGCAAAAGGAAAGACCATCTGCATAAGCCTCCACGATATCAATCTTGCCTATCGACTTGCCCACAAGGTAATCCTTCTCTTTCACGATGGTTCCGCAGCCTGGGGTGCGCCGGAGGAAATCCTTATCCCCTTCCTCCTCGAAAAAGCCTATAACACCACCTTTGTCCATGGCTATCATGAAGAGTATGGGAAATTTAGCCTGCCCAGTCGAAGAAAGAAAAAAGGCGGTCGCCTATAG
- the cobT gene encoding nicotinate-nucleotide--dimethylbenzimidazole phosphoribosyltransferase, which yields MHDTNVNHLNALEQTMRQHLDNLTKPKGSLGKLENYACKLACIQGTVPPHLHKRAVFVFAGDHGITQEGVSLYPPEVTAQMVHNFMAGGAAINVLARHCGFDLYAVDAGVQAEFPASWQDKSQEKDSSTFSPPGRASPRFISAKVVRGTHNFYKEPALTEEEFTACLEKGKELALFAQKQGYQLVALGDMGIGNTSSAAALAVAFGFTPEEIIDRGTGIDATMLNHKYKVITKAVTQFLQRHPQPTAAQIGAFFGGAELVMTAGFILGLEGKNIACVIDGFPITSAALLAYKLNPRVTDWLFAGHRSHVKGHTPLLNYLGLEPIVQLEMRLGEGTGAVIGGFILSLSAAIANEMASFSQAGVSTATKEEHTY from the coding sequence GTGCACGATACCAACGTAAACCACCTCAACGCCCTGGAACAGACAATGCGACAGCACCTGGACAACCTGACAAAACCAAAGGGAAGTCTCGGCAAACTGGAAAACTATGCCTGCAAATTGGCCTGCATTCAAGGAACGGTACCACCCCACCTCCATAAAAGGGCGGTCTTCGTTTTTGCGGGGGATCATGGCATTACCCAGGAGGGGGTTTCCCTGTATCCCCCGGAAGTCACCGCCCAGATGGTACACAATTTTATGGCCGGGGGAGCAGCCATCAATGTTCTTGCCCGTCACTGCGGGTTCGACCTGTATGCGGTAGATGCGGGGGTACAGGCGGAGTTTCCTGCAAGCTGGCAGGATAAGTCGCAAGAAAAAGATTCTTCCACATTTTCCCCACCGGGCAGGGCTTCCCCTCGCTTTATTTCAGCCAAAGTGGTACGGGGAACCCACAATTTTTACAAAGAGCCGGCCCTTACCGAAGAAGAATTTACCGCCTGTCTTGAAAAGGGCAAAGAACTCGCCCTCTTTGCCCAAAAACAGGGCTATCAGCTCGTCGCCCTTGGTGACATGGGGATAGGGAACACCTCGAGTGCCGCAGCCCTTGCGGTAGCATTTGGCTTTACCCCAGAGGAAATTATTGACCGGGGCACAGGAATTGATGCGACCATGCTGAACCATAAATACAAAGTAATTACAAAGGCGGTAACCCAGTTTCTTCAGCGCCACCCTCAGCCCACCGCCGCTCAGATTGGTGCTTTTTTCGGCGGAGCAGAACTCGTGATGACCGCTGGTTTTATCCTGGGGTTGGAAGGGAAGAACATCGCCTGCGTCATCGATGGCTTTCCTATCACCAGTGCGGCCCTTCTCGCATACAAGTTAAATCCCCGCGTCACCGATTGGCTCTTCGCAGGACACCGTTCCCATGTTAAAGGACATACTCCCCTGCTGAACTATCTGGGACTCGAACCCATCGTGCAGTTGGAAATGCGCCTTGGAGAAGGGACAGGTGCGGTTATCGGCGGCTTTATCCTTTCTCTTTCTGCAGCCATTGCTAATGAAATGGCAAGTTTTTCTCAAGCGGGGGTGAGCACCGCAACAAAAGAAGAGCATACATATTGA
- the radC gene encoding DNA repair protein RadC, translated as MESQQTKKKTYAILKEGIGRSYDKKLPREKIFTHGVNSLSDEELLAVMLHTGIQGKPVMALSREVLAILRRSQELPQPEDFTEIPGLGLAKICTILAMLEYGRRQWGPLGQQVHGPEDAYRLVRPYASKKQEQFVEISLNGAHEVLAVRVLTMGLVNKTMIHPREVFAEPIKERACGIIVAHNHPSGRLEPSEEDRSITHRLKEASEILGIPLLDHLIFSETRYVSFTQQGWL; from the coding sequence ATGGAAAGCCAACAGACAAAAAAGAAAACCTATGCGATCCTTAAAGAAGGGATAGGGAGATCCTATGATAAGAAGCTCCCCCGGGAAAAAATCTTTACCCACGGGGTAAACTCCCTTTCGGATGAGGAACTCCTGGCGGTGATGCTCCACACGGGAATTCAGGGGAAACCGGTTATGGCCCTTTCTCGGGAGGTCCTTGCTATTTTGCGGAGGAGTCAGGAACTTCCTCAACCTGAGGATTTTACCGAAATTCCGGGGCTTGGGCTGGCTAAGATTTGTACCATCCTAGCCATGCTGGAATATGGCCGGCGCCAATGGGGGCCCCTGGGGCAACAAGTTCATGGCCCAGAAGATGCCTACCGATTGGTTCGTCCCTATGCCAGTAAGAAACAGGAACAGTTTGTAGAAATTTCTCTGAATGGGGCCCACGAAGTGTTGGCAGTGCGGGTTCTCACCATGGGGCTGGTGAATAAAACCATGATTCACCCCCGGGAAGTCTTTGCAGAACCCATTAAAGAGCGGGCCTGTGGGATCATCGTGGCTCATAATCATCCTTCAGGAAGATTAGAACCCTCTGAAGAAGATAGAAGCATAACCCACCGGCTTAAGGAGGCCTCTGAAATTCTGGGCATTCCCCTGTTAGATCATCTTATCTTTTCTGAAACGAGGTATGTAAGCTTTACCCAGCAGGGCTGGCTGTAA
- a CDS encoding DUF134 domain-containing protein, translated as MPRPQRRRCIRTIPGTCLFGPLGTPSGEHSEVTLSLDEYEALRLADYEGLYQEAAALRMGVSRQTFGRILEGAHKKVAEALVYGKILRLEGGNTILTKEEKRAMKIAVPTRDGRVDSHFGHCETYTLFTVEEGKITSEETFTAPTGCGCKSGVAADLARQGVGLLIAGGIGSGAMGVLNSFGIQVINGASGPVSEVVSAYLAGNLSTAGTTCEHHHHHGEGAHRCGS; from the coding sequence ATGCCTCGACCCCAACGTCGGCGATGTATTAGAACCATACCTGGTACCTGTCTCTTTGGTCCCCTGGGAACTCCTTCGGGAGAACATTCTGAAGTGACCCTCAGTCTTGATGAATATGAGGCCCTTCGTCTTGCGGATTACGAAGGGCTCTATCAGGAAGCTGCGGCGCTTCGGATGGGGGTTTCCCGTCAGACCTTTGGACGTATCCTTGAGGGGGCTCATAAAAAGGTGGCAGAGGCCCTGGTGTATGGGAAAATACTCCGTCTTGAAGGGGGCAATACCATACTGACGAAGGAGGAAAAAAGGGCTATGAAAATAGCAGTTCCTACCCGGGATGGCAGGGTAGATAGCCATTTTGGACATTGCGAAACCTATACGCTTTTCACCGTAGAAGAAGGAAAGATCACCTCGGAGGAAACCTTTACGGCCCCTACTGGTTGTGGTTGTAAAAGTGGTGTGGCCGCAGATCTCGCCCGCCAGGGGGTGGGTCTTCTCATTGCAGGAGGAATTGGAAGTGGTGCCATGGGGGTCCTCAATTCCTTTGGAATTCAGGTGATAAATGGCGCCAGTGGCCCCGTATCCGAGGTGGTTTCGGCCTATTTGGCGGGGAATTTATCTACCGCTGGCACAACCTGCGAACATCATCATCACCATGGGGAAGGGGCGCACCGCTGCGGTTCTTAG
- a CDS encoding trypsin-like peptidase domain-containing protein codes for MKLYSRGQVLLYSLLSAVVVLLFAIGLGLIRLPTGTNEQASSTAAAPSSTGPSLELQESPKSKVPLLQTAEVNTYTADELENIKVYEQLNEGVVNITTETVAINWFLEPVPQSGGSGSGSIIDTRGYVLTNHHVIENAYKIFINLADGSQYEGKIVGTDPENDLAVIKFDPPRGVQLTTIPFGDSSNLKVGQKVLAIGNPFALERTLTVGIVSGLGRPIQTSSRTIIRDMIQTDASINPGNSGGPLLDAQGRMIGINTMIYSPSGGSIGIGFAVPVNTAKRVVAELIQYGKVRRGWIDATVVQLFPALVQYARLPVSQGLLVSRTRKGGFAERAGLRQGTEPVRYGSSIIYLGGDIITMVDGIKTTKLADLYSALEDNKPGDRVVVEINRGGKTMTLTVTLADREEVLATNQ; via the coding sequence ATGAAACTCTATAGTCGCGGGCAAGTTTTGTTGTATTCTCTTTTATCTGCAGTGGTAGTACTGTTGTTTGCCATAGGGCTCGGACTCATCCGTCTTCCAACAGGGACTAACGAGCAAGCTTCCTCAACTGCGGCGGCTCCATCCTCCACAGGGCCCTCATTGGAACTGCAAGAGTCTCCAAAAAGCAAAGTCCCTCTTTTACAAACCGCAGAAGTGAATACCTATACGGCGGATGAACTTGAAAATATAAAGGTATACGAGCAACTCAACGAAGGGGTTGTGAATATTACCACTGAAACGGTGGCCATCAACTGGTTCCTCGAACCGGTACCCCAGAGCGGTGGTTCTGGATCCGGATCCATCATTGATACCCGGGGCTATGTCTTAACCAATCACCACGTCATAGAAAATGCCTATAAAATTTTCATCAACCTTGCTGATGGAAGCCAGTACGAAGGCAAAATTGTGGGAACCGATCCCGAGAATGACCTCGCGGTTATTAAGTTTGATCCGCCCCGGGGTGTTCAACTCACCACCATTCCTTTCGGCGATTCTTCAAATTTAAAGGTAGGTCAGAAGGTCCTGGCAATTGGGAATCCCTTCGCCCTGGAACGCACCCTTACCGTAGGCATCGTTTCCGGGCTGGGCCGTCCTATACAGACCTCAAGCAGGACCATTATCCGGGATATGATCCAGACCGACGCATCTATCAACCCGGGCAATTCAGGGGGCCCCTTGTTGGATGCCCAGGGAAGAATGATCGGTATCAATACGATGATCTATTCCCCCTCAGGGGGTTCCATAGGGATCGGTTTCGCAGTCCCGGTAAATACGGCTAAACGGGTGGTGGCAGAGCTCATTCAGTATGGCAAGGTTCGGAGGGGCTGGATCGATGCAACGGTGGTACAGCTGTTCCCGGCCTTGGTACAGTATGCGCGGCTCCCCGTATCCCAGGGGCTCCTGGTTTCCCGTACCCGCAAGGGAGGCTTTGCGGAACGGGCCGGTCTCCGACAGGGTACTGAGCCAGTCCGCTACGGTTCCAGTATCATCTATCTAGGTGGAGATATAATTACGATGGTCGATGGGATCAAAACCACCAAGCTGGCCGACTTGTATTCGGCCCTGGAGGATAACAAACCCGGCGATCGGGTCGTGGTAGAAATAAACCGGGGTGGCAAAACCATGACCCTTACCGTGACCCTCGCTGACCGGGAAGAAGTACTGGCAACTAATCAATAG
- a CDS encoding tetratricopeptide repeat protein, producing the protein MKNYLSNHRIVYLSVPESLRGKIASLGTEDFTIDPSIPLPVELPPGEEQLNLENLSWEMILSGMITVVAEDPQGEDAEYYRRFVLAVKPDIQKEFGEAAILKAKNGDFDLALEITQALRGLFPDSQEILLNQALILEERASRLEEAGKEQEAETWYEEAHELYRDLLNRKPPLPNALFNAGFFYLKLRNYERAKSCFLSYIPVAEEERKKARAQKIIQEIENRSLDDELFKEAYDFVRLGQEEEGLKKIDEFLRRHGDVWNGWFIRGWAQRRLGHWEAAKTSFERALALGGDGCDTRNELALCYIELGDYGRARKELEQALRFEGDNIKVISNLGMLALKEGKKEEAKGFFRTVLEIEPEDPLAKKMLHELEE; encoded by the coding sequence ATGAAAAACTATCTATCGAATCATCGGATTGTGTATCTGTCGGTTCCCGAGTCTCTCCGGGGGAAAATAGCCTCCCTGGGCACCGAGGATTTTACCATCGATCCTTCTATTCCCCTTCCTGTAGAACTCCCTCCGGGGGAAGAACAATTAAACCTGGAAAACCTTTCCTGGGAAATGATCCTTTCAGGGATGATTACGGTAGTCGCGGAGGATCCCCAGGGGGAAGATGCGGAGTACTATCGCCGTTTTGTGCTTGCCGTAAAACCGGATATCCAGAAAGAATTCGGGGAAGCGGCCATTCTAAAAGCAAAGAATGGTGATTTCGACCTGGCCCTGGAAATTACCCAGGCCCTCCGGGGGCTATTCCCCGATTCCCAGGAGATCCTCCTTAACCAGGCCCTTATTCTGGAAGAACGGGCAAGTCGCCTCGAAGAGGCGGGGAAAGAGCAGGAAGCGGAAACATGGTACGAAGAGGCCCACGAACTATACCGGGATCTTCTGAATCGTAAACCTCCCCTGCCCAACGCCCTTTTTAATGCGGGCTTTTTTTACCTTAAATTAAGAAACTATGAACGGGCAAAAAGCTGTTTTCTTTCGTATATTCCTGTGGCAGAGGAGGAACGCAAAAAAGCGAGGGCCCAGAAGATTATCCAGGAGATAGAAAACCGTTCTCTGGATGACGAGCTTTTTAAAGAGGCCTATGACTTTGTCCGCCTCGGCCAGGAGGAGGAGGGACTTAAGAAAATCGATGAATTCCTCCGTCGGCATGGGGATGTCTGGAACGGCTGGTTCATCCGTGGTTGGGCGCAACGGCGGCTTGGACACTGGGAAGCGGCAAAAACATCCTTTGAGCGGGCCCTCGCTTTAGGTGGAGACGGGTGCGACACCCGTAACGAACTTGCTCTTTGCTATATCGAGTTGGGAGACTACGGCAGGGCGCGAAAGGAACTGGAACAGGCCCTCCGATTCGAGGGGGATAACATCAAGGTTATCTCCAACCTGGGAATGCTGGCCCTAAAAGAAGGTAAAAAAGAAGAAGCAAAGGGATTTTTCCGCACCGTTCTGGAGATAGAGCCGGAAGATCCCCTGGCAAAAAAAATGTTACACGAGCTAGAAGAATAA
- a CDS encoding metallophosphoesterase family protein, protein MKILVLSDIHANLSALKAILETPGLEWDQALCLGDIVGYGPEPEECVQLVFEVCSVILAGNHDLAACNRIGIEDFSPHAYRAMEWTREHLSNSSKERLARLEPFRKTKEYCLSHGSPLDPIWSYIMNGEDARFTFSQLPPSQKLCFFGHTHIPSFFTQEIEGGTVKEYYGKGGMHVSLELEERRFLLNPGSVGFPRDLGEAHNSWRLPRAIARYALYDTEKNVWTFHRLEYDMGPTWEKMRRYRLW, encoded by the coding sequence ATGAAAATACTAGTGCTTTCGGACATCCATGCCAACCTTTCCGCCCTGAAGGCAATCCTTGAAACCCCCGGGCTTGAATGGGACCAGGCCCTGTGCTTAGGGGACATCGTAGGGTACGGCCCAGAACCGGAAGAATGCGTTCAACTGGTTTTTGAAGTGTGTTCGGTTATTCTCGCCGGGAATCATGACCTCGCGGCCTGCAATCGGATTGGGATTGAAGATTTTTCGCCCCATGCGTACCGGGCTATGGAATGGACCAGGGAACACCTTTCCAATAGCAGTAAAGAAAGGCTCGCCCGCCTGGAGCCTTTCAGAAAAACAAAAGAGTATTGCCTTTCCCATGGGAGCCCCCTGGACCCCATCTGGAGTTACATCATGAATGGAGAGGATGCACGCTTTACCTTTTCTCAGCTTCCCCCATCACAAAAACTCTGTTTCTTTGGGCATACCCACATTCCCTCCTTCTTCACCCAGGAAATAGAAGGGGGAACTGTCAAAGAATACTACGGGAAAGGGGGGATGCACGTTTCCCTGGAACTCGAGGAAAGGCGCTTTCTCCTTAATCCAGGAAGCGTTGGCTTTCCCCGGGACCTGGGAGAAGCCCATAATTCCTGGCGCCTTCCCCGGGCAATTGCCCGCTACGCCCTGTATGATACCGAAAAAAACGTGTGGACCTTCCATCGTCTAGAATACGATATGGGTCCCACCTGGGAAAAGATGCGCCGTTACCGCCTATGGTAA